One Mangifera indica cultivar Alphonso chromosome 4, CATAS_Mindica_2.1, whole genome shotgun sequence genomic region harbors:
- the LOC123214324 gene encoding transcription factor bHLH84-like yields MEPLGANAEGEWGSLSGMYTNEEADFMAQLLGNCQFPNDLDGSTNFRNASLLWPGNYESSMNLSGFSEGSYYSLDVGDNNTSSYSHSDGSSILFPSSSSQESYYLSDSQPIFVTQNSSFGCMDFCLGDANHTTSYLIEGDECLKQEMSHGNKENRSKNESEMQLIEPVPEEKTINNPSENSKKRSRSTTDAQKNKKVSRPRKNQKTVPPTNNEQEDNNNGALNRQTSSSCCSDDDSNASQELYGGETSSLSSKGKAAVNLNGKTRASRASATDPQSLYSRKRRARVNERLRILQNLVPNGTKFDISTMLEEAVQYVKFLQLQIKLLSSDDLRMYAPIAYNGMKIGLDLKVTAPR; encoded by the exons atgGAGCCTTTGGGAGCTAATGCCGAGGGAGAGTGGGGATCTCTAAGTGGAATGTACACCAATGAGGAGGCTGATTTCATGGCCCAATTGCTTGGAAATTGTCAGTTCCCGAATGATTTAGATGGCAGCACAAACTTCAGAAACGCCTCATTGCTTTGGCCTGGCAATTATGAGTCATCAATGAACTTGTCAGGTTTTAGTGAAGGTTCGTATTATTCTCTGGATGTTGGTGATAATAATACTAGTTCATATAGTCATAGTGATGGTAGTAGTATTCTTTTCCCAAGTTCTTCCAGCCAGGAAAGCTACTATTTGAGTGATTCACAGCCAATTTTTGTCACTCAAAACTCTAGCTTTGGGTGTATGGATTTTTGTTTGGGGGATGCAAATCACACCACCTCTTACCTTATTGAAGGTGATGAGTGTTTGAAGCAAGAGATGAGCCATGGCAATAAGGAAAATCGATCCAAAAATGAATCTGAGATGCAACTAATAGAGCCAGTTCCTGAAGAAAAAACCATCAACAACCCATCTGAGAACTCTAAGAAAAGATCTAGAAGCACGACTGAT GCTCAAAAGAACAAGAAGGTTTCCAGGCCGAGAAAAAACCAGAAGACTGTTCCACCGACTAACAATGAGCAGGAAGATAATAATAATGGTGCTCTTAACAGGCAGACCTCAAGCAGCTGCTGCTCGGATGATGATTCTAATGCCTCTCAGGAACTATATGGTGGAGAGActtcaagtttgagttcaaaagGGAAGGCAGCTGTCAATCTCAATGGCAAAACAAGAGCCAGTAGGGCCTCGGCAACTGATCCTCAAAGCCTGTATTCAAGG AAAAGAAGAGCAAGAGTCAATGAGAGGCTGAGGATTTTACAGAATCTTGTGCCTAATGGAACAAAGTTTGACATTAGCACAATGCTTGAAGAAGCTGTCCAGTATGTGAAGTTTTTACAACTCCAAATTAAG CTCTTAAGCTCTGATGATCTACGGATGTATGCTCCCATTGCTTACAATGGAATGAAAATTGGACTTGATCTCAAAGTCACTGCGCCTAGGTGA
- the LOC123213614 gene encoding zinc finger protein-like 1 homolog, with protein sequence MVVCKCRKATKLYCFVHKVPVCGECICFFEHQLCVIRTYSEWVIDGEYDWPQKCCHCQAVLEEGTSSQTTRLGCLHVIHTSCLASHIKSFPPHTAPAGYVCPSCATSIWPPKSVKDSGSRLHSLLKEAIMQTGLEKNLFGNHPVSLTVTESCSPPPAFASDPIISSSNVSSSSSVAKNGINLTEGYMAPTSVAEIMEIESPNSTGSFIKSSSPPAPGATTRKGGAYVERQNSEILYFADDEDGNRKKYSRRGPLRHKFLRALLPFWSSALPTLPVTAPLRKDASNADDVPEGRLRHQRPSRTDPRKILLLIAIMACMATMGILYYRLAQRALGEGRPDDEQQ encoded by the exons ATGGTGGTCTGCAAATGCCGAAAG GCTACAAAGTTATATTGTTTCGTGCACAAGGTTCCGGTTTGTGGAGAATGCATTTGCTTTTTTGAGCACCAATTATGTGTA ATTCGTACTTACTCAGAATGGGTAATAGATGGAGAGTATGATTGGCCTCAAAAGTGTTGTCATTGCCAAGCAGTGCTTGAAGAGGGGACCAGCTCTCAAACTACCCGATTGGGTTGCTTGC ATGTTATACACACAAGTTGTTTGGCTTCACATATCAAAAGCTTCCCTCCGCACACTGCACCGGCTGGATATGTGTGTCCATCATGTGCTACTTCT ATATGGCCTCCTAAGAGTGTTAAAGATTCAGGATCCCGTCTTCATTCACTGTTGAAGGAAGCAATTATGCAG ACTGGACTGGAAAAAAATTTGTTCGGAAATCATCCAGTTTCTCTGACAGTGACGGAGTCCTGCAGTCCTCCCCCTGCATTTGCGTCTGATCcaataatttcttcttctaaTGTGAGCTCATCATCCTCTGTTGCAAAAAATGGAATAAACTTAACTGAAGGATACATGGCGCCAACTTCTGTGGCAGAAATTATGGAGATTGAGAGTCCTAACTCAACAGGGAGTTTTATCAAAAGTTCTAGTCCTCCTGCT CCGGGGGCTACAACACGGAAGGGTGGAGCCTATGTTGAGCGACAGAACtctgaaattttgtattttgcagATGATGAAGATGGGAATCGTAAGAAGTATTCACGAAGGG GTCCCCTCCGTCATAAGTTTCTCAGAGCATTACTGCCTTTCTGGTCAAGTGCATTACCAACTTTACCAGTGACTGCTCCTCTACGTAAAGATGCATCGAATGCAGATGATGTTCCGGAAGGTCGTTTGCGGCATCAAAGACCCTCAAGGACAGATCCACGGAAAATCCTTCTCTTAATAGCAATCAT GGCATGCATGGCTACAATGGGGATTCTATATTACAGACTTGCGCAACGTGCACTAGGGGAAGGGCGGCCTGATGATGAGCAGCAGTGA
- the LOC123214325 gene encoding transcription factor bHLH84-like, whose product MESLGANAEGEWGSLSGIYTNEEADFMAQLLENCNFPNDLDGSTNFGNPSVFWPGHHESTMNLSGFNEGAYYSLDIGDNNTSSYSYSDGSSILFPSSSRQGSYYLSDSQPILVTHNTSFGSMDSCLGDANKTTSFLIEGEECLNQEMSHGNRENRSKNESGMQLIEPACEEKTVNNPSENTKKRSRSNTDAQKNKKVSRPRKNQKTVPPSNNEQEYNNNGGLNRQTSSICCSDDDSNASQELNGGENSSLSSKGKAALNLNGKTRASRGSATDPQSLYARKRRERINERLRILQSLVPNGTKVDISTMLEEAVQYVKFLQLQIKLLSSDDLWMYAPIAYNGMNIGLDLKVTAPR is encoded by the exons atggAGTCTTTGGGAGCTAATGCGGAGGGAGAGTGGGGATCTCTAAGTGGAATTTACACCAATGAGGAGGCTGATTTCATGGCCCAATTGCTCGAAAATTGTAACTTTCCTAATGATTTAGATGGCAGCACAAACTTCGGAAACCCGTCAGTGTTTTGGCCTGGCCATCATGAATCAACAATGAACTTGTCAGGTTTTAATGAAGGTGCTTATTATTCTTTGGATATTGGTGATAATAATACTAGCTCGTATAGTTACAGTGATGGTAGCAGTATTCTTTTCCCAAGTTCTTCCAGACAAGGAAGCTACTATTTGAGTGATTCACAGCCAATTTTGGTCACTCATAATACTAGTTTCGGGTCTATGGATTCTTGTTTGGGGGATGCAAACAAAACCACCTCTTTCCTTATTGAAGGTGAAGAGTGTTTGAACCAAGAGATGAGCCATGGCAATAGGGAAAATCGATCCAAAAATGAATCTGGGATGCAACTAATAGAACCAGCTTGCGAAGAAAAAACCGTCAACAACCCATCGGAGAACACTAAAAAGAGATCTAGAAGCAACACTGAT GCTCAAAAGAATAAGAAGGTTTCCAGACCGAGGAAAAACCAGAAGACTGTTCCACCGAGCAACAATGAGCAGGAATATAACAACAATGGCGGTCTTAACAGGCAGACCTCAAGCATTTGCTGCTCGGACGACGATTCTAATGCCTCTCAGGAGCTGAATGGAGGAGagaattcaagtttgagttcaaaagGGAAGGCAGCTCTCAATCTCAATGGCAAAACAAGAGCCAGTAGGGGATCAGCAACTGATCCTCAAAGCCTGTATGCAAGG aaaagaagagaaagaatcaATGAGAGGCTGAGGATTTTACAGAGCCTTGTCCCTAATGGAACAAAGGTTGACATTAGCACAATGCTTGAAGAAGCTGTCCAGTATGTGAAGTTTTTACAACTCCAAATTAAG CTCTTAAGCTCTGATGATCTATGGATGTATGCTCCCATTGCTTACAATGGAATGAACATTGGACTTGATCTCAAAGTCACTGCGCCTAGGTGA
- the LOC123214084 gene encoding mitotic checkpoint protein BUB3.1: MTAVQPPPISGRELANPPSDGISNLRFSNHSDHLLVSSWDKSVRLYDASANVLRGEFMHGGPVLDCCFHDDSSGFSAGADHTVRRLVFNHGKEDILGRHDAPVRCVEYSYAAGQVITGSWDKTLKCWDPRGASGQERTLVGMYPQPERVYSLSLVGNRLVVATAGRHVNVYDLRNMSQPEQRRESSLKYQTRCVRCYPNGTGYALSSVEGRVAMEFFDLSEASQAKKYAFKCHRKSEAGRDIVYPVNAIAFHPIYGTFATGGCDGFVNVWDGNNKKRLYQYSKYPSSIAALSFSRDGRLLAVASSYTFEEGDKPHEPDAIFVRSINEIEVKPKPKVFPNPPA; this comes from the exons ATGACAGCTGTCCAGCCGCCTCCTATCTCCGGTCGCGAGCTTGCCAACCCGCCTTCCGACGGGATCTCCAATCTTCGTTTCTCCAACCACAGCGATCACCTGCTCGTCTCCTCATGGGATAAG AGTGTGAGACTGTACGACGCTAGCGCAAATGTTCTGCGCGGAGAGTTCATGCATGGCGGGCCTGTCCTTGATTGCTGCTTCCACGATGATTCCTCTGGCTTCAGTGCCGGCGCCGACCATACTGTCAGAAG GCTAGTTTTCAACCATGGCAAAGAGGATATCTTGGGAAGGCATGATGCACCTGTTCGTTGTGTTGAGTACTCTTATGCGGCAG GGCAAGTGATTACTGGTAGTTGGGACAAAACTCTCAAGTGTTGGGATCCTAGAGGTGCAAGTGGCCAGGAGCGCACTCTTGTTGGAATGTACCCACAACCTGAGCGTGTTTACTCTTTATCCCTTGTTGGAAATCGTCTAGTTGTGGCAACTGCAGGAAGACATGTAAATGTCTATGATTTGCGAAATATGTCTCAACCTGAGCAGAGGAGGGAATCTTCTTTAAAGTATCAGACCAGATGTGTGCGCTGTTATCCTAATGGAACAG GATATGCTCTTAGTTCTGTTGAAGGACGGGTTGCAATGGAATTTTTTGATCTCTCAGAAGCTAGTCAAGCCAAAAA ATATGCATTCAAGTGTCACCGAAAATCAGAGGCTGGAAGAGACATTGTTTATCCAGTAAATGCCATTGCATTTCACCCGAt TTATGGTACCTTTGCTACTGGAGGTTGTGATGGTTTTGTGAATGTGTGGGATGGGAACAACAAAAAGCGGCTATATCAG TACTCAAAATATCCATCAAGCATTGCAGCACTCTCATTTAGCAGAGATGGTCGTCTTTTGGCTGTGGCATCAAGTTACACGTTTGAAGAGGGAGATAAACC ACATGAACCAGATGCAATATTTGTGCGCAGTATAAATGAAATAGAAGTCAAGCCTAAGCCAAAAGTGTTCCCAAACCCTCCagcataa